A genomic region of Zea mays cultivar B73 chromosome 6, Zm-B73-REFERENCE-NAM-5.0, whole genome shotgun sequence contains the following coding sequences:
- the LOC100383537 gene encoding uncharacterized protein isoform X1, protein MAVAARLGAVVACVILAAVAVAPRPVAGILDPVDFLALQAVRRSLDDMPGSAFFDGWDFTADPCGFPGVFCDGDRVVALALGDPRAGSPGLTGRLDPALGRLSALTELSLVPGRVEGELPASLASCSNLRFLAVSKNLLSGQIPDGFSALSNLRTLDASFNQISGTIPPSIAALPSITNLILCHNQLTGGVPSFPDSSPLLRLDLKHNALSGGVPTLPAGLQYLSLSANKLTGTVDQVLPGLHGLNFLDLSMNQLEGPIPASVLSLPLSVLQLQRNFFSGPVQPSSDVTIPVVDLSYNRFWGQLSPLLAGVGQLYLNNNRFTGEVPARLVQELVGSGGLQVLYLQHNFLTGIAISPSSSLPSTVSLCLMYNCMVPPVYAPCPIKAGSQNTRPADQCPEWRG, encoded by the coding sequence ATGGCAGTGGCCGCGCGGCTCGGCGCCGTCGTGGCGTGCGTCATCTTAGCGGCCGTGGCGGTGGCGCCGCGGCCGGTGGCGGGGATCCTCGACCCGGTCGACTTCCTCGCGCTGCAGGCGGTGCGGCGGTCGCTGGACGACATGCCCGGGTCCGCGTTCTTCGACGGGTGGGACTTCACCGCCGACCCGTGCGGGTTCCCCGGTGTGTTCTGCGACGGGGACCGGGTGGTGGCGCTCGCGCTTGGCGACCCGCGGGCGGGGTCTCCGGGGCTGACGGGGAGGCTGGACCCAGCGCTGGGCCGGCTGTCCGCGCTCACCGAGCTCTCGCTCGTGCCCgggcgcgtcgagggggagctccCGGCGTCGCTGGCGTCGTGCTCGAACCTCCGCTTCCTGGCCGTCAGCAAGAACCTCCTCTCCGGCCAGATACCGGACGGCTTCAGCGCGCTGTCCAACCTGCGGACGCTCGACGCCAGCTTCAACCAGATCTCCGGCACCATCCCGCCGTCCATCGCCGCGCTGCCGTCGATCACCAACCTCATCCTCTGCCACAACCAGCTTACCGGCGGCGTCCCATCGTTCCCGGACTCGTCCCCGCTCCTGCGGCTGGATCTCAAGCACAACGCGCTCTCCGGCGGCGTGCCCACCCTGCCGGCCGGGCTGCAGTACCTGTCGCTGTCCGCGAACAAGCTCACCGGTACGGTCGACCAGGTGCTGCCCGGGCTGCACGGGCTCAACTTCCTCGACCTCAGCATGAACCAGCTGGAGGGCCCGATCCCGGCGTCGGTGCTCTCGCTGCCGCTGTCCGTACTGCAGTTGCAGCGCAACTTCTTCTCTGGGCCGGTGCAGCCGTCGAGCGACGTGACGATCCCGGTGGTGGACCTGAGCTACAACAGGTTCTGGGGCCAGCTCTCGCCGCTGCTGGCGGGCGTCGGGCAGCTGTACCTGAACAACAACCGGTTCACCGGCGAGGTCCCCGCGCGGCTGGTGCAGGAGCTGGTGGGCTCCGGCGGCCTGCAGGTGCTGTACCTGCAGCACAACTTCCTGACGGGCATCGCGATATCGCCGTCATCGTCGCTCCCCTCCACCGTCTCGCTCTGCCTGATGTACAACTGCATGGTGCCGCCGGTGTACGCGCCGTGCCCGATCAAGGCCGGGTCGCAGAACACGCGGCCGGCGGACCAGTGCCCGGAGTGGAGGGGCTGA